A DNA window from Pseudomonas wuhanensis contains the following coding sequences:
- a CDS encoding CAP domain-containing protein has protein sequence MRSLSSVLHLAVLSFGLVFSVAASAADETQLVESINVYRSQAQRCGGQASSELPPLASDPRLVLSANSIGDLQQALARAAYPMVNVQAISLSGPRDAPSAMKAIQESFCQVVLDPQFVDIGVSRDGREWRIVLARPLLTGRLGDWQAEGQKLLEAMNSARAQTRQCGTQAFTATTPLAWNATLGSAAETHSRAMANNNYFDHKDRDGRTPGDRAELAGYAGQQVGENIAAGQDTVRKVVDGWLASPGHCANLMNPQFRELGAAYAVDPKSDAGIYWTAMFGTP, from the coding sequence ATGCGCAGCTTGTCATCCGTTTTGCATCTTGCCGTGTTGTCATTCGGGCTGGTGTTCAGCGTCGCCGCGTCGGCGGCCGATGAAACGCAGCTGGTCGAGTCGATCAACGTTTACCGCAGCCAGGCGCAACGCTGCGGCGGCCAGGCGTCTTCGGAGTTACCGCCACTGGCGAGCGATCCGCGCCTGGTCCTGTCCGCCAACAGCATCGGCGACTTGCAGCAGGCACTGGCCCGCGCGGCTTATCCGATGGTCAATGTGCAGGCGATCAGCTTGTCCGGCCCGCGTGATGCGCCGTCCGCCATGAAGGCTATTCAGGAGAGCTTCTGCCAAGTGGTGCTGGACCCGCAATTCGTCGACATCGGCGTCAGCCGCGATGGCCGTGAATGGCGCATTGTGCTGGCGCGTCCGCTATTGACCGGGCGTTTGGGTGATTGGCAGGCGGAGGGACAGAAACTGCTTGAAGCGATGAACAGCGCCCGCGCTCAGACGCGCCAGTGCGGCACTCAAGCCTTTACCGCCACGACGCCGCTGGCCTGGAACGCCACACTGGGCTCCGCGGCCGAGACCCACAGCCGGGCCATGGCCAACAATAACTATTTCGATCACAAGGACCGCGACGGCCGCACACCGGGTGATCGGGCTGAACTGGCGGGTTACGCCGGTCAGCAGGTCGGTGAGAACATCGCCGCCGGGCAAGACACGGTTCGCAAGGTGGTCGATGGCTGGCTGGCCAGCCCCGGCCATTGCGCCAACCTGATGAACCCTCAATTTCGCGAGCTGGGCGCGGCTTACGCGGTGGACCCGAAGAGTGACGCGGGCATCTATTGGACGGCGATGTTTGGGACGCCGTGA
- a CDS encoding PLD nuclease N-terminal domain-containing protein, which yields MQIETIWVVLTAVLVLIELWAINRVRKAEGKSSNKLVWMVVIVFVPLIGLIAWALAGPKHIAHNPHSPQTRQ from the coding sequence ATGCAAATCGAAACAATCTGGGTCGTGCTCACAGCAGTACTTGTACTGATTGAGTTGTGGGCGATAAATCGGGTGCGAAAAGCCGAAGGTAAATCGAGCAACAAACTGGTGTGGATGGTGGTGATCGTGTTTGTGCCGCTGATTGGGTTGATAGCATGGGCCTTGGCGGGACCGAAGCACATCGCCCACAACCCGCATTCACCGCAGACCAGACAATAA
- a CDS encoding fructose-bisphosphate aldolase, whose amino-acid sequence MSTNNPLRHYTPMSHFATDHPVLLIDADAPLRELHNCLSERLSAVLKYLNLMACTSLPDYAEHDINTVTNIARIMVQDVSDVFRVIEQRGFEAPKGQ is encoded by the coding sequence ATGAGTACTAACAACCCGCTCCGCCACTACACCCCGATGTCCCATTTCGCCACCGACCACCCCGTCCTACTCATCGATGCCGACGCCCCACTGCGCGAACTCCACAACTGCCTCAGCGAACGCCTCAGCGCCGTCCTCAAATACCTCAACCTCATGGCCTGCACCAGCCTGCCGGACTACGCCGAGCATGACATCAACACCGTTACCAACATCGCCCGGATCATGGTCCAGGATGTGAGCGATGTGTTTCGAGTGATTGAACAGCGTGGGTTTGAGGCACCTAAAGGGCAGTAA
- the chrA gene encoding chromate efflux transporter, whose protein sequence is MNKAPSSTVEQDLSKPEAISLREAFLFWLKLGFISFGGPAGQISIMHQELVERRRWISERRFLHALNYCMLLPGPEAQQLATYIGWLMHRTWGGLIAGALFVLPSLFILIGLSWVYIAFGEVPVVAGLFYGIKPAVTAIVVQAAHRIGSRALKNNWLWGIAAASFTAIFVFNVPFPLIVLGAAIIGYFGGRLAPERFRTGGHSAAKKSFGPALIDDDTPTPEHARFSSFKLLRLLLVGAVLWVLPMGILTALFGWEGTLTQMAWFFTKAALLTFGGAYAVLPYVYQGAVGHYGWLTPTQMIDGLALGETTPGPLIMVVAFVGFVGAYVHQVFGPDQMFLAGALAATLVTWFTFLPSFLFIFAGGPLVESTHNELRLTAPLTAITAAVVGVILNLACFFGYHVLWPNGFSGQLDWPSALIAIAAAIALFRFKRGVIEVLLGCGLIGLAVHLLR, encoded by the coding sequence TTGAATAAAGCCCCCTCCTCGACCGTCGAACAGGACCTGTCGAAGCCTGAGGCCATCAGCCTGCGGGAAGCGTTTCTGTTCTGGCTGAAGCTCGGATTCATCAGTTTCGGCGGGCCAGCCGGACAGATCTCGATCATGCACCAGGAGTTGGTGGAGCGCCGACGCTGGATCTCGGAACGGCGCTTTCTGCATGCCCTCAACTACTGCATGTTGCTGCCCGGGCCGGAGGCTCAGCAGCTGGCGACCTACATCGGTTGGCTGATGCACCGCACATGGGGCGGCCTGATTGCCGGCGCGCTGTTTGTGCTGCCTTCGCTGTTCATCCTGATCGGGCTGTCGTGGGTGTACATCGCCTTTGGCGAAGTGCCGGTGGTGGCCGGGCTTTTTTATGGGATCAAGCCTGCCGTGACCGCCATTGTGGTGCAGGCGGCCCACCGAATCGGCTCGCGGGCATTAAAGAACAACTGGCTATGGGGAATCGCCGCGGCCTCATTCACGGCCATCTTCGTGTTCAATGTGCCGTTCCCGCTGATTGTGCTGGGCGCTGCGATTATCGGTTATTTCGGCGGACGTCTGGCGCCTGAAAGGTTCAGGACCGGGGGCCACAGCGCTGCGAAAAAATCCTTCGGCCCGGCCTTGATCGACGACGACACCCCGACTCCCGAACATGCCCGTTTCAGCAGTTTTAAATTGCTGCGACTGCTGCTGGTGGGTGCGGTCTTGTGGGTGCTGCCGATGGGGATTCTCACCGCCCTGTTCGGCTGGGAAGGCACCCTGACCCAGATGGCCTGGTTCTTTACCAAAGCAGCATTGCTGACGTTCGGCGGCGCGTATGCCGTGCTGCCTTATGTGTATCAGGGCGCTGTTGGTCACTATGGCTGGCTGACACCCACGCAGATGATCGATGGGCTGGCGCTCGGCGAAACCACCCCCGGGCCGCTGATCATGGTGGTGGCCTTCGTCGGTTTTGTCGGCGCCTATGTGCATCAGGTGTTCGGCCCTGATCAAATGTTCCTGGCCGGCGCCCTCGCCGCCACGCTGGTGACCTGGTTTACCTTCCTGCCTTCATTCCTGTTCATCTTCGCTGGCGGTCCGCTGGTGGAGTCGACGCACAACGAACTCAGGCTCACCGCGCCGCTGACCGCGATTACCGCGGCGGTGGTCGGCGTGATTCTTAATCTGGCGTGTTTCTTCGGCTACCACGTGCTGTGGCCCAACGGCTTCAGCGGCCAACTCGACTGGCCTTCGGCGCTGATCGCCATTGCAGCGGCCATTGCCTTGTTCCGCTTCAAGCGGGGGGTGATCGAGGTGCTGCTGGGTTGCGGGTTGATTGGATTGGCGGTGCATCTGCTGCGCTAG
- a CDS encoding VOC family protein → MKFGYLIIYVPDVLTSLQFFETAFGITTRFLHESNTYGELETGETALAFAADELAAMNFSAGHISAHASVKPLGMEVGLVTDDVAAAHAKALNAGATEIAAPLVKPWGQTISYVRCPDGTLVELCTPVQA, encoded by the coding sequence ATGAAATTCGGCTACCTGATCATCTACGTCCCGGACGTCCTCACCTCCCTGCAATTCTTTGAAACAGCATTCGGAATCACCACCCGATTCCTCCACGAATCCAACACCTACGGCGAACTCGAAACAGGGGAAACTGCTCTGGCCTTCGCCGCCGATGAACTCGCGGCGATGAACTTCAGTGCGGGTCACATCTCGGCCCACGCCTCCGTCAAACCATTGGGTATGGAAGTTGGCCTGGTGACCGACGACGTCGCCGCCGCCCACGCCAAAGCGCTGAACGCCGGCGCCACCGAAATAGCCGCCCCGCTCGTCAAACCCTGGGGGCAAACCATCTCCTACGTTCGCTGCCCGGATGGCACGCTGGTGGAGCTTTGCACTCCAGTCCAGGCTTGA
- a CDS encoding NAD(P)H-dependent oxidoreductase, translating into MNVLLVYAHPEPKSLNGSLKDFAVKRLEAAGHQVQVSDLYAMDWKASLDADDSPGRPTDARFDPSLDSKRAFEEGRQSQDIALEQEKLLWADALILQFPLWWFSMPAILKGWVERVYAYGFAYGVGEHSDARWGDRYGEGTLAGKRAMLIVTAGGWESHYSPRGINGPIDDLLFPIQHGVLFYPGFDVLPPFVIYRTSRMDEAKFTTTCDALGQRLDDLGRTAPIPFRPQNAGAYDIPQLTLRPEIASDQSGFAAHVGEAERDEPGVRAPSAKARAV; encoded by the coding sequence ATGAATGTTCTGCTCGTTTATGCCCATCCCGAACCCAAATCCTTGAACGGTTCACTCAAGGACTTTGCCGTCAAACGCCTGGAGGCTGCCGGCCACCAGGTGCAGGTCTCCGATCTATACGCGATGGACTGGAAGGCCTCGCTGGATGCCGATGACAGTCCCGGCCGGCCGACTGACGCGCGGTTCGATCCTTCGCTGGACTCCAAGCGCGCCTTCGAAGAAGGCCGGCAAAGCCAGGACATCGCCCTCGAACAGGAAAAACTGCTCTGGGCCGATGCCCTCATTCTGCAGTTTCCGCTGTGGTGGTTCTCGATGCCGGCGATCCTCAAAGGCTGGGTGGAACGCGTTTATGCCTATGGGTTTGCCTATGGCGTGGGGGAACACTCCGATGCGCGCTGGGGCGACCGCTATGGGGAAGGTACGCTGGCGGGCAAACGGGCGATGCTGATCGTCACCGCAGGTGGATGGGAGTCTCATTACAGCCCTCGGGGCATCAATGGGCCCATCGATGATCTGTTATTCCCCATTCAGCACGGCGTACTGTTTTACCCCGGCTTCGACGTGCTGCCACCGTTCGTGATCTATCGGACCAGCCGAATGGATGAAGCGAAATTCACAACGACCTGTGACGCCCTCGGACAACGGCTTGATGACCTCGGGAGGACCGCGCCGATTCCTTTCCGACCGCAAAATGCAGGGGCGTATGACATCCCGCAACTCACGTTGCGCCCCGAGATTGCTTCGGATCAGTCTGGCTTTGCGGCTCACGTCGGAGAGGCTGAACGCGATGAGCCAGGCGTACGTGCGCCATCCGCAAAAGCGCGCGCCGTGTAG
- a CDS encoding HD domain-containing protein, protein MSQTLERAIAIAAAAHEGQVDKGGAPYILHPLKVMLRVNTLEERIVAVLHDVVEDCGISFDDLRNEGFSETVLMAIASVTKVPDESYEEFVERAAQNPIGRVVKLADLEENSDLSRIAQPSWEDLERVEKYRRAIGVLRS, encoded by the coding sequence ATGAGTCAGACACTGGAACGCGCCATTGCCATTGCCGCTGCGGCGCATGAGGGGCAGGTGGACAAGGGCGGCGCGCCTTACATCCTGCATCCGCTGAAAGTCATGCTGCGGGTGAACACGCTGGAAGAACGCATCGTCGCGGTGTTGCATGACGTGGTCGAGGACTGCGGCATCAGCTTCGACGATCTGCGTAACGAAGGTTTCAGCGAAACGGTGCTAATGGCAATTGCGTCGGTGACCAAGGTGCCGGACGAGTCCTACGAGGAGTTTGTCGAGCGCGCGGCGCAGAACCCGATCGGGCGGGTGGTGAAACTGGCGGATCTGGAAGAGAACAGCGACTTGTCGAGGATCGCTCAACCGTCATGGGAGGATCTGGAGCGCGTTGAGAAGTATCGGCGGGCGATCGGGGTGTTGCGTTCGTAG
- a CDS encoding LysR family transcriptional regulator has protein sequence MNNLRRLDINLLLTLDVLLSEHNVTRAAQRLNLSQPSVSVHLAKLRDIFGDPLLLPGPRGMRPTARADELREPLRQALEALERAVSPASPFNPAEARQTWNVMASDYGESTIVLPALAGLRSAAPGTRLAVFDLVPSQIARQAEQGAIDLAFHTSEDAPLGLRRRALFTERYVLVGRAGHPQLKKRPTLEQFCELDQVIVSPDGGGFQGVTDKALSQVGLTRRVVLSVPHFLFVRSVVESTDMVAMLPSRLVRDARALEVVEPPLEVPGYEMSMLWAERVHRDPAHQWLREFIVSAL, from the coding sequence ATGAATAATCTGCGACGTCTGGACATCAACTTGCTGCTGACCCTTGATGTCTTGCTCTCGGAACACAACGTGACCCGTGCGGCGCAACGCCTGAATTTGTCTCAACCTTCAGTGAGTGTTCATCTCGCCAAATTGCGGGACATTTTCGGTGATCCGCTGTTGCTGCCAGGGCCACGGGGCATGCGGCCCACGGCCAGGGCCGATGAGTTGCGCGAGCCGTTGCGCCAGGCACTGGAAGCCTTGGAGCGCGCTGTATCGCCCGCCAGTCCTTTCAACCCGGCCGAGGCACGGCAGACGTGGAATGTCATGGCGTCTGACTACGGTGAGTCGACCATCGTGTTGCCAGCGTTGGCAGGGCTGCGTTCGGCAGCACCGGGCACGCGTCTGGCGGTGTTTGACCTGGTTCCGTCACAGATCGCCAGACAAGCGGAGCAGGGGGCAATCGATCTGGCTTTTCACACCAGCGAGGACGCGCCCCTCGGCTTGCGGCGCCGCGCGTTGTTTACCGAGCGGTATGTATTGGTAGGGCGGGCAGGCCATCCGCAGTTGAAAAAGCGGCCAACGCTTGAGCAGTTCTGTGAGCTCGACCAGGTGATCGTGTCACCGGATGGCGGGGGCTTCCAGGGTGTTACCGATAAAGCGCTTTCGCAGGTGGGCCTGACGCGCCGGGTAGTGCTGTCGGTTCCCCATTTCCTGTTTGTCCGGTCGGTGGTGGAGAGTACTGACATGGTGGCGATGCTGCCGTCGCGGCTGGTTCGCGATGCGCGTGCGCTAGAAGTGGTCGAGCCACCGCTTGAAGTCCCGGGTTATGAGATGTCGATGCTCTGGGCCGAACGGGTGCATCGCGACCCTGCGCATCAATGGTTGCGCGAGTTCATCGTGAGTGCGTTGTGA
- a CDS encoding alkaline phosphatase D family protein, producing MARLILGHTTDTSIKVWVRASERWPVAFVDVVDCDNNATGPTKVLEAQPMEFYTGVLEWKKLDPDTPYVVKVAFGKTRGAAADERVRDAYTEGRFRTFPAVELTGSFSFVLGSCNLHSLGILERPDRAWVEISRVAKNNDARFMIHCGDQIYSDIPRQPSIDVQFFRDKYLDAWEDCVPARRTLTELSHYMILDDHELINNFDTATGSSTQALANAAIKAYWEFQHSHNPSSRHAEHHYHYEFNYGAVKFFVMDTRYYRSTAQRRLLDEVQEEDLLRWLSRYRDDLKFVVTSVPFVGVVKNSEGDKWSDPAFEEQRSRILEHVLEKNVTRLTFLTGDMHTSYHATLEVSRGEKSTVINELMSSPINQYTPNIRPEQIYNMNHSHTLPNGISTLSCIDPDSFYGNHSNVMVIDVDMTSNKQTVGYKIFRTTKTGAGPSGKFHP from the coding sequence ATGGCACGGCTCATTCTTGGTCATACCACCGATACGTCGATTAAAGTTTGGGTACGCGCCAGCGAGCGTTGGCCGGTGGCTTTTGTTGATGTGGTGGATTGCGACAACAACGCGACAGGCCCCACCAAGGTGCTCGAAGCCCAGCCGATGGAGTTCTACACCGGCGTTCTGGAGTGGAAAAAACTCGATCCCGATACGCCTTATGTCGTGAAGGTGGCCTTCGGCAAGACCCGCGGTGCGGCAGCCGATGAGCGAGTTCGTGATGCCTATACCGAAGGGCGCTTTCGCACCTTTCCAGCGGTGGAGCTGACCGGGTCATTCTCCTTCGTGCTTGGCTCCTGCAATCTTCATTCGCTCGGGATACTGGAGAGACCCGACCGCGCCTGGGTCGAGATTTCTCGTGTGGCCAAAAACAACGACGCACGCTTTATGATCCATTGCGGCGACCAGATTTACTCGGACATTCCGCGCCAGCCCTCCATCGATGTGCAGTTCTTTCGCGACAAGTATCTGGATGCCTGGGAGGACTGTGTGCCCGCGCGCCGGACGCTGACAGAGTTGTCCCATTACATGATTCTTGACGACCATGAACTGATCAACAACTTCGACACGGCCACCGGCTCGTCCACGCAAGCGCTGGCGAACGCCGCCATCAAGGCGTATTGGGAGTTTCAGCATTCGCACAACCCTTCGAGCCGTCATGCCGAGCATCATTACCACTACGAGTTCAACTACGGCGCGGTGAAGTTCTTTGTCATGGACACCCGCTATTACCGAAGTACAGCGCAAAGGCGCCTGCTCGATGAGGTTCAGGAAGAGGACCTGTTGCGCTGGCTGTCGCGTTACCGCGATGACCTGAAGTTCGTTGTCACCAGCGTGCCGTTCGTGGGGGTGGTGAAAAACTCTGAAGGTGACAAATGGTCGGACCCTGCTTTCGAGGAGCAGCGAAGCCGCATCCTTGAGCATGTCCTGGAAAAAAACGTGACACGCCTGACCTTCCTGACGGGCGACATGCACACGTCCTATCACGCCACGCTGGAGGTTTCGCGCGGTGAGAAAAGCACGGTGATCAATGAATTGATGTCCAGCCCGATAAACCAGTACACCCCCAACATCAGGCCCGAACAGATCTACAACATGAACCACTCGCACACCCTGCCTAATGGAATTTCCACGCTGTCGTGTATCGATCCGGATTCCTTTTACGGTAATCACTCGAATGTCATGGTGATCGATGTCGATATGACGTCGAACAAGCAAACGGTGGGCTATAAGATTTTTCGCACAACAAAAACGGGCGCGGGGCCGAGTGGGAAATTTCACCCGTAG
- a CDS encoding DUF5329 domain-containing protein has protein sequence MGFLTWHITRPLGQRLIAAGIGLTIMAFNAQAQTSPQATQEINSLLDFIEHSECRFVRNGSEYHGPQARAHLQKKLEYLEEEDKVNSAEDFIEQAATQSSKSGLAYEVRCPAGIQPANLWLKTELQRQRQLH, from the coding sequence ATGGGATTTCTGACTTGGCATATCACTCGACCCCTCGGTCAAAGGCTGATCGCGGCGGGTATCGGCCTGACCATCATGGCGTTCAATGCCCAGGCACAAACCTCACCTCAGGCCACTCAGGAAATAAACAGCTTGCTGGACTTTATCGAGCACAGCGAATGCCGGTTTGTGCGCAACGGCAGCGAATACCACGGCCCTCAGGCCCGGGCGCATCTGCAGAAGAAGCTGGAGTACCTTGAGGAGGAGGACAAGGTAAACAGCGCAGAAGACTTCATTGAGCAGGCGGCCACCCAGAGCAGCAAGAGTGGCCTCGCCTATGAAGTGCGCTGTCCGGCAGGTATACAACCGGCCAACCTCTGGTTGAAGACCGAGCTACAGCGGCAGCGGCAACTTCATTGA
- a CDS encoding DeoR/GlpR family DNA-binding transcription regulator, which yields MQVEHSTAELPQLRRQKILLILERDGKVMASELSQHFTVSEDTIRRDLSELASAGLVQRVHGGALPRPKDTGKDYFTRVGETDEVKTRLAQLAARRVKSGQIVIFDSGSTTLQIARSLPADISITAITASPMIAITLAEYKGITVIVAGGQLNPATMSSGGHETLRLIEGVKADLVFTGVCAIHPEVGISSLHFDEVPVKQAMLASASHVIAVTTADKLGAVEPFVVAPCNRVHTLITERHVASGNVEDYQKLGIEVVQIDA from the coding sequence ATGCAAGTCGAGCATTCCACCGCCGAACTCCCACAACTGCGCCGTCAGAAAATCCTGCTGATCCTCGAACGCGACGGCAAGGTCATGGCCTCCGAATTGAGCCAGCATTTCACGGTGTCCGAAGACACCATCCGCCGGGATTTGTCAGAGCTGGCCAGCGCCGGGCTGGTGCAGCGGGTGCACGGCGGGGCGCTGCCACGGCCCAAGGACACGGGCAAGGATTACTTCACCCGGGTCGGCGAAACCGATGAGGTGAAAACCCGTCTGGCCCAACTCGCCGCACGCCGGGTCAAAAGCGGCCAGATCGTGATTTTCGATTCCGGCAGTACTACGCTGCAGATCGCGCGCTCGCTGCCCGCTGACATCTCCATCACGGCCATCACCGCGTCGCCGATGATCGCGATCACCCTGGCCGAATATAAAGGCATCACGGTGATCGTCGCCGGTGGTCAGCTCAATCCCGCGACGATGTCTTCCGGCGGCCATGAAACCCTGCGGCTGATCGAAGGCGTCAAGGCCGACCTGGTGTTCACCGGGGTCTGCGCCATTCATCCGGAAGTCGGCATCAGCTCGCTGCATTTCGATGAGGTGCCGGTGAAGCAGGCGATGCTCGCCAGCGCTTCCCACGTGATTGCCGTCACCACCGCGGACAAACTGGGGGCGGTGGAGCCCTTCGTTGTTGCGCCTTGCAACCGTGTGCATACGCTGATCACCGAACGTCACGTGGCCTCGGGCAATGTCGAGGATTATCAAAAGCTGGGGATCGAGGTGGTGCAGATAGACGCTTGA
- a CDS encoding formyl transferase, whose protein sequence is MLGQLALIEQDFFNALAPGLIGSSDQVSSGHRFGFAELQQRFGVPVRVLPSLRDPAGLQMLQDAGADLFISIRFGQILRNEALAIPPRGVLNLHSGLLPQYRGVLATFRALLNGDPEIGCTLHWIDSPGIDVGRIIETARVAVEKERSLLWHILSLYQPGARLIMNAIRRLERDEPMTGTSQDPSAGAYYSFPGEDDLMQFTTQGWRLFDREDVWDLFESYGFPLRISAP, encoded by the coding sequence ATGCTCGGACAACTGGCATTGATCGAGCAGGACTTCTTCAATGCCTTGGCCCCTGGGTTAATCGGATCGAGCGACCAGGTCAGCAGCGGGCATCGATTCGGTTTTGCAGAACTGCAGCAACGCTTTGGGGTTCCTGTGCGGGTATTGCCCAGCTTGAGGGATCCTGCGGGCCTGCAAATGCTGCAGGATGCGGGAGCGGATCTGTTCATCTCAATCCGCTTTGGTCAAATCCTGAGGAATGAAGCATTGGCAATTCCGCCACGCGGCGTCCTCAATCTTCACTCTGGCCTCTTGCCTCAATATCGAGGTGTTCTCGCGACCTTCCGGGCGCTGCTGAACGGGGACCCGGAGATCGGTTGTACTCTCCATTGGATCGACAGTCCCGGCATTGATGTTGGTCGCATCATTGAGACTGCGCGCGTGGCAGTCGAAAAGGAACGCTCCTTGCTGTGGCACATCCTTTCACTTTATCAACCAGGCGCCCGTCTCATCATGAACGCAATCAGGCGCTTGGAGCGCGATGAGCCCATGACGGGGACGTCTCAAGATCCATCTGCCGGGGCCTACTACTCCTTTCCCGGCGAGGATGACCTGATGCAGTTCACGACACAGGGGTGGCGGCTCTTCGATCGCGAGGACGTTTGGGATCTTTTCGAATCGTACGGATTTCCGTTGCGGATAAGCGCTCCTTGA
- a CDS encoding cell wall hydrolase → MRLKWVVTCFAIILLGGEVLATDQEQKQEVAEDKAQVLEEKAAEKDSDLAVPKSAVITPSEVQAVDPAGAAPLDDAITCLARSIYWEAKGVAGADMEAVASVVMNRLGQKGFPETVCAVVKQGSETGSCQFSWWCDGRADQVKEDDEYVLAKEIARKALNKQLKDRTHGALYFHDRTVEPDWAKKYTRTAETRKFLFYKPRGGAAK, encoded by the coding sequence ATGCGATTAAAATGGGTAGTCACCTGCTTCGCAATCATCCTTCTAGGCGGCGAGGTATTGGCGACCGATCAGGAGCAAAAACAGGAAGTGGCTGAAGACAAGGCGCAGGTCCTGGAAGAGAAAGCCGCCGAGAAGGACAGCGACCTTGCAGTGCCCAAGTCCGCGGTCATCACCCCTTCCGAAGTGCAGGCGGTCGATCCGGCGGGCGCAGCTCCTCTGGACGATGCAATCACCTGCCTTGCACGCAGCATCTATTGGGAAGCCAAAGGTGTGGCCGGTGCGGACATGGAAGCCGTCGCCAGCGTGGTCATGAACCGGCTCGGCCAGAAGGGTTTTCCCGAAACGGTGTGCGCCGTGGTCAAGCAGGGTTCTGAAACGGGCTCCTGCCAGTTTTCGTGGTGGTGCGACGGACGTGCGGATCAGGTAAAGGAAGACGACGAGTATGTCCTCGCCAAGGAAATCGCGCGCAAGGCGCTCAACAAGCAACTCAAGGACCGAACCCATGGTGCTTTGTATTTCCACGACAGAACGGTGGAACCCGACTGGGCGAAGAAATACACCAGGACGGCCGAGACCCGGAAGTTCCTGTTCTATAAACCTCGTGGCGGGGCGGCGAAGTAG